From the Acidobacteriota bacterium genome, one window contains:
- a CDS encoding alpha/beta hydrolase — translation MTPEFLREIPGPAGPLEALLDEPEGEPRAVAVFGHPHPLHGGTMHTKALYQAAKAMPRIGVAALRFNFRGVGQSAGTFDSGAGEKADFTAAIDFVAERFPGLPIWAAGMSFGSWIAMTVGAEDPRVSLLLGIAPPVDRYDFGVLATCPLPKFIVHGEDDELISIKEVRKFYGQIPEPKELITIEDANHLFEMKTSLVGDAVEGLLADVIAPAK, via the coding sequence ATGACACCCGAATTCCTGCGTGAAATTCCCGGGCCCGCCGGCCCGCTCGAAGCGCTGCTGGACGAGCCCGAGGGCGAGCCGCGGGCGGTGGCCGTGTTCGGCCACCCGCATCCGCTGCACGGCGGCACCATGCACACCAAGGCGCTGTACCAGGCCGCCAAGGCCATGCCGCGCATTGGCGTCGCCGCCCTGCGCTTCAACTTTCGCGGGGTCGGACAGAGCGCCGGGACGTTCGACTCGGGCGCGGGCGAAAAGGCCGACTTCACGGCCGCCATCGATTTCGTGGCCGAACGCTTTCCGGGCCTCCCGATCTGGGCTGCGGGCATGTCGTTCGGGTCGTGGATTGCCATGACCGTCGGCGCCGAGGATCCACGCGTGTCGCTGCTGCTCGGCATTGCCCCACCGGTCGACCGCTACGACTTCGGCGTGCTGGCCACCTGCCCGCTGCCCAAGTTCATCGTCCACGGCGAAGACGATGAACTGATTTCGATCAAGGAGGTCCGCAAGTTCTACGGGCAGATCCCTGAACCGAAAGAGTTGATCACCATCGAAGATGCCAACCACTTGTTCGAGATGAAGACGTCGCTCGTCGGCGATGCCGTCGAAGGCCTGCTGGCCGACGTCATTGCCCCGGCGAAATAG
- a CDS encoding alpha/beta hydrolase — MIDVGTGSPIVLIPGLQGRWEWMRPAVEALARHHRVISFSLCDEKTSPFPCDPARAFDNYVAQVGTAMDRAGLSQAAIVGVSYGGLIAAEFSARSPARVSSLVLASALHSGWQPNESQRRYLSAPRLMSPMFVVTAPGRMNPEVAAAIPKIGARLRFMAGQGARIAMAPASPTLMARRVTWASGHQFADPRTIRARALVMTGEAGLDQVVPVQVTEEYMQELQSAQRVVLERTGHIGLVTRPDTFAEILGRFVDDTRIPA, encoded by the coding sequence GTGATTGATGTCGGCACCGGCTCACCGATTGTGCTCATCCCCGGCCTGCAAGGCCGCTGGGAGTGGATGCGTCCGGCCGTCGAGGCGCTGGCGCGGCACCATCGCGTGATCTCGTTCTCGCTCTGCGACGAGAAGACCAGCCCGTTCCCGTGCGATCCGGCCAGGGCCTTCGACAACTACGTCGCCCAGGTCGGGACCGCCATGGATCGGGCCGGGCTGTCGCAGGCCGCCATCGTCGGTGTCTCGTACGGCGGGTTGATTGCGGCGGAGTTCAGCGCGCGATCTCCCGCGCGCGTCTCGTCGCTCGTGCTGGCCTCGGCGCTACACAGCGGATGGCAGCCGAACGAGAGCCAGCGGCGCTACCTGAGCGCACCGCGATTGATGAGCCCGATGTTCGTCGTCACGGCACCGGGGCGAATGAATCCGGAAGTGGCGGCGGCGATTCCGAAGATCGGCGCGCGGCTCAGGTTCATGGCTGGCCAGGGGGCGCGCATCGCGATGGCGCCGGCCTCGCCGACGCTCATGGCGCGGCGAGTGACATGGGCATCAGGCCACCAGTTTGCGGATCCGCGTACCATCCGGGCACGGGCGCTGGTCATGACCGGTGAGGCCGGACTCGACCAGGTGGTCCCGGTGCAGGTGACCGAGGAGTACATGCAAGAGCTGCAGTCGGCGCAACGGGTGGTGCTGGAACGCACCGGCCACATCGGCCTGGTGACGCGGCCCGACACGTTCGCGGAGATTCTTGGAAGGTTTGTGGATGACACCCGAATTCCTGCGTGA
- a CDS encoding 3-hydroxyacyl-CoA dehydrogenase NAD-binding domain-containing protein: MIPINSVTVLGAGTMGAQIALHCANAGIPVLLLDLTPELARQGLDKARKLKPDPQFTPDAHTLVTTGGFDTGLDQIGTSDWIMEAVIERLDVKQQLLARVDEKRRPGSIVSTNTSGIPIAALAEGRSDDFRRHWLGTHFFNPPRYLRLLEIIPTAETDPAVVAAVTRFGDHRLGKGVVVAKDTPNFIGNHIALYGVARTLEALATGKYTIEEIDAITGPALGRPGSATFRTMDIAGIDILAHVLRNLNERLESVADRAAFAVPGLVDELIKRGQLGEKTGKGFYERRKNAKGESEIWTLDPATFEYRAKQSARIGSIEAGRAIDDLSERVRALFNAKDKAGEFLRATLAPTLVYTARVTPAIAHSIDDVDRVMRWGFGWDLGPFELFDIIGVREVLAAAEAAGGHAMAGGVPPLIASMLDGGLTRFREGAVKPAAADLQILRTAKEQGLVIKKNAGASLVDLGDGVIAVEFHSKMNAIGADTVQMLHAGVKEAAKSGQALVVGNDAPNFSAGANLMLVLLEAQEGNWDEIDMMVRAFQQATMALRYSPVPVVVAPAGLTLGGGAEIALHGDRVQAAAETYMGLVEVGVGLIPGGGGTKEMTARAMAELPTPHSDPLPYIQKAFETMALGKVSTSGPEARRLGYLAVTDGISMNRERLMADAKSKALERVREGYRAPAPRTAIPVGGESVTAALNLGVHLMWRAGRASDHDAVVGRKLAHIMGGGNLPHATTVSEHYLLDLEREAFMSLIGERKTLERIQHTLKTGKPLRN, translated from the coding sequence ATGATCCCCATCAACTCCGTGACCGTGCTCGGCGCCGGCACCATGGGCGCCCAGATTGCCCTGCACTGTGCCAATGCCGGCATTCCCGTCCTGCTGCTGGACCTCACTCCCGAACTGGCGCGCCAGGGCCTCGACAAGGCCCGCAAGCTGAAGCCGGATCCGCAGTTCACGCCGGACGCCCACACGCTGGTGACCACCGGCGGCTTCGACACCGGCCTCGACCAGATCGGCACCTCCGACTGGATCATGGAAGCGGTGATCGAGCGGCTCGACGTCAAGCAGCAGCTGCTGGCGCGCGTCGACGAGAAGCGGCGGCCCGGCTCGATTGTCAGCACCAACACCTCGGGCATTCCCATCGCCGCGCTCGCCGAGGGCCGATCCGACGACTTCCGCCGGCATTGGCTCGGCACGCATTTCTTCAACCCGCCGCGCTACCTGCGGCTGCTCGAGATCATCCCCACCGCCGAGACCGATCCCGCGGTCGTGGCCGCGGTCACGCGGTTTGGCGACCACCGGCTCGGCAAGGGCGTGGTGGTGGCGAAGGACACGCCGAACTTCATCGGCAACCACATCGCGCTGTACGGCGTGGCGCGCACGCTCGAAGCGCTCGCCACAGGCAAGTACACGATCGAGGAGATCGATGCGATCACCGGCCCGGCGCTCGGCCGTCCAGGCAGCGCGACGTTCAGGACCATGGACATCGCCGGCATCGACATCCTCGCGCACGTGCTCCGCAACCTGAACGAACGGCTCGAGAGCGTTGCCGACCGCGCCGCGTTCGCGGTGCCCGGCCTGGTCGATGAATTGATCAAGCGTGGGCAGCTCGGCGAGAAGACCGGCAAGGGGTTTTACGAGCGCCGCAAGAACGCCAAGGGCGAAAGCGAAATCTGGACGCTCGATCCGGCGACCTTCGAGTACCGGGCCAAGCAGTCGGCGCGGATCGGGTCGATCGAAGCGGGCCGAGCGATCGACGACCTGTCGGAACGGGTGCGCGCGCTGTTCAACGCCAAGGACAAGGCCGGCGAGTTCCTGCGCGCAACCCTCGCGCCGACACTGGTCTACACGGCGCGGGTCACGCCGGCGATCGCCCATTCGATTGACGATGTCGATCGGGTGATGCGGTGGGGCTTTGGCTGGGACCTGGGCCCCTTCGAGCTGTTCGACATCATCGGCGTACGCGAAGTGCTCGCGGCGGCCGAGGCCGCCGGTGGCCATGCCATGGCCGGCGGCGTCCCGCCGCTGATCGCCAGCATGCTCGACGGCGGCCTGACCCGCTTCCGCGAGGGCGCCGTCAAGCCGGCCGCGGCCGACCTGCAGATCCTCCGGACGGCGAAGGAGCAGGGGCTCGTCATCAAGAAGAACGCCGGGGCCAGCCTGGTCGATCTCGGCGACGGTGTCATTGCGGTCGAGTTCCACTCGAAGATGAACGCGATCGGTGCCGACACGGTTCAGATGCTGCACGCCGGCGTGAAGGAAGCCGCCAAGAGCGGACAGGCGCTGGTCGTGGGCAACGACGCGCCGAACTTCTCGGCCGGCGCCAACCTCATGCTGGTGTTGCTCGAAGCCCAGGAAGGCAACTGGGACGAGATCGACATGATGGTCCGCGCCTTCCAGCAGGCCACCATGGCGCTGCGCTACAGCCCGGTGCCGGTGGTCGTCGCACCGGCGGGCCTGACGCTCGGTGGCGGCGCCGAAATCGCCTTGCACGGCGACCGCGTGCAGGCGGCGGCTGAAACGTACATGGGCCTGGTCGAGGTCGGGGTCGGGCTGATCCCCGGCGGCGGCGGCACCAAGGAGATGACGGCGCGGGCGATGGCCGAACTGCCGACGCCGCACAGCGATCCGTTGCCGTACATCCAGAAGGCCTTCGAGACGATGGCCCTGGGCAAGGTCTCGACGAGTGGTCCCGAGGCCCGGCGCCTCGGCTACCTGGCGGTGACCGATGGCATCTCGATGAACCGCGAACGGCTGATGGCCGATGCCAAGTCCAAGGCACTCGAGCGGGTGCGCGAAGGATACCGCGCGCCGGCGCCGCGCACCGCGATTCCGGTGGGCGGCGAATCGGTCACCGCGGCCCTCAACCTCGGCGTGCACTTGATGTGGCGCGCCGGCCGCGCCAGCGATCACGACGCCGTGGTCGGCCGCAAGCTCGCGCACATCATGGGCGGCGGCAACCTGCCGCATGCCACGACGGTCAGCGAGCACTATTTGCTGGACCTCGAGCGCGAGGCGTTCATGAGCCTGATCGGTGAACGCAAGACGCTGGAACGGATCCAGCACACGCTCAAGACCGGCAAGCCGCTGAGGAACTGA